AACCTGCCGAAGAAATGGGTGGTGAAGACGGCGGAGCCGCGCGGATGATGCGCGAGGGCTTGTTTGAGAAATTCCCTTGCGACGAAATTTATGGAATGCACAACTGGCCCGGCATGGCGATTGGCACATTTGCGGCCAAAGGCGGCCCCATGATGGCATCAGGCGACGGGTATGAAATTACGATCCGATCCAAAGGCATGCACGCGGCACAACCCCAGAGAGGTGCCGATACCGTTCTGACAGCCGCACAAATCACTGTCGCACTGCAACAGATTGCATCACGCCAGACTGACCCGCTGCATGCCATCGTTGTTTCGACAACACAGATACACGGGGGCGACGCGTATAATGTTTTGCCTAACGAAGTCGTCTTGCGCGGAACAGTTCGGGCGTTCCATCCAGAAGCGCGAGCGCAGGCCGAGCCTTCTTTACGGACTATTGTAGAGGGCGTTTGCAAAATGACTGGCGCAGAAGCGACGGTACGTTACGAACGCCAGTATCCAACGCTGGTAAACGATCACGGTGCCGCTGATCGAGCATTGGCATCAGCAGGTAAAGTGTTCGACACAGTAAATGCGGCACCGCCACAAACTATGATCGTTGAAGATTTCGCGTTCATGTTGGAAGATCGTCCGGGATGTTATGGTTGGATCGGGAATGGTTCTGACGAAGACGCGTGTATCCTGCACAGTGCTTGGTTCGACTTTAACGACGAGGCTTTGCCCTACGGCGCATCTTGGTTTGCAGAAGTGGTGCAAAGCAGATGAGCCAGCAGCGGTGATGCGGTGTAAGTAAGTTCACCAATAAAAAAGCGGACCTTCATGTATCCGATGCGAAGGCTCGCTTTTCCCGCGTTGCGGACTGTGACGTAGAGGAGCTTAACGTCCGCTTCAAACGGTCACGGGCCAACCTGACTTCGTGACTATACGTTATGGCTGGCAAAAAACTCTGCCAACACCGCACTGCCCTCAGCTATTTCGCGACTGATGAGCTCCGATCCCGCCAGTGATGCCTTTGAGAGCCGCACAAGACTGCCGGTTTCCTCGATGCGGTAGCAGCGCCGTTTTTGACGCCCGCGCCTGTAATGGGTTGCTGTGACGATCTGGCAGGTGCTGCCATCGCTGAGCGTCAAAGGGGATGCGAGCTTGACCTTGTCGCCCTCAGCGTAGTCTGGGATCGCGGCCCAGTCCCGACAGCGTTGCCGCCAGGCGTGGGCATAGCT
This genomic stretch from Sulfitobacter pacificus harbors:
- a CDS encoding M20 aminoacylase family protein — its product is MPVLNSIAAFAEDMTAWRRHLHANPELSYQEHETAAFVAEKLKSFGIEVTTGVGGTGVVGVLVGAKGDGPTIGLRADMDALAIEEKNNTPYRSVNVGVMHACGHDGHTTMLLGAARHLAQDRAFAGKVVFIFQPAEEMGGEDGGAARMMREGLFEKFPCDEIYGMHNWPGMAIGTFAAKGGPMMASGDGYEITIRSKGMHAAQPQRGADTVLTAAQITVALQQIASRQTDPLHAIVVSTTQIHGGDAYNVLPNEVVLRGTVRAFHPEARAQAEPSLRTIVEGVCKMTGAEATVRYERQYPTLVNDHGAADRALASAGKVFDTVNAAPPQTMIVEDFAFMLEDRPGCYGWIGNGSDEDACILHSAWFDFNDEALPYGASWFAEVVQSR